The Sphingobacteriales bacterium genomic sequence TTTAGGCAACGCTTGTACCTTCTTAACCATATAAACTGCCTTGTACAAAATATCAAGGCAGTATTTTGTTCCAACCGTTTTTTTAATGCGGTGTTGCAGTTCTTATTTGTCCGGGAGTATATTTAAAATCGGGGTAAGCTACCCCTTTTTTATCGTGGCCTTCGCCAAAATAAACCAACATTTTTGCAAAATCATTGGTTTCTAAATATCCGGGTGCAATTGAAATTTCGGTTAAATCGGCATCTAAAATAACTGTCGAGGGAAACGACATATTTTGTTGAAGCAAAGCTATTGCCAACTCGTGTATTACCCGTTTGTTGTAAAAAATGGGTTTAAACTCTTGGCCATCAATGGTAATGGTGTCGGTACTTTCGGCATTAAATTGTACGGTGTAATATTTTTGATTTAAGTAGTTAACCACATCTGTATCTTGCAAGGTGGTTTTCATCATTTTTTTACACCAGCCGCACCACGGGGTATCAAAAAATATCAATACTTTTTTTGGGTTCTTTTGGTTTTTCAAAACGGCGTCTTCTACATCTAACCAATGAATGCTTGCCAAATTTGAAGCCGGGCTGGCAGCACTAACGGGCATTGGCGCAGCTTGTTTGTTATTACCACTTTTGTTATTTACTTTACTTGTAGTTTTGGCAAAATCAGTTGCTGTTGGCGGTGGCGGTGGTGCAACAGCAGGAACGGTAGTCGCAGCGGGGGGGGTATTTTTACTTTGTGCAACAACCAAATTACTATAACTTAAACAAATCAACACAAGTAAGACCACAAATTGAAAGTCTCTTTTAATCAAAATCATTTTTTTATTATTTGAATTTATTTTATTATTCCGTTAAAAATTGGTGTAGGTTGCGCTTATACGAAAGGTTGAGTAAAAAATAAGATGATAACATTATTTGCCCGCTGTTGCAGCTATTTAAAGCAGCCTTTATCCGGATATTTTAAGAGGTAAAACCCCATGTATGGTCATTTATCTAACAAAGTTAATAATTTTCCTTTAATTGTCAATGGTTTAGGTTATCGCCTATCCCTATATGGCAGCCAATTGAGTTAGATGTATCAAGTTGGTTGAAAGTAAAAAACAATATTCAAATAAAACGCTAAAATTGCAAATTAGTTTTCCGGATAACGCCGCTTAACACCTCTTAAGTAATTTACAATTAATAATTAACAATGAATAATGCAATAAGTGGTTCATTATCAAGCGTTTACCACAAATAGTAGTATAAACTAATTTTAGCGAACCTCTTAGCAATTATTAGCTTTATTTTGGCTGGCAACAAAATATATTATGCCATTTCAAAACAGTGATTTTCATTTTTTACACTTTTGCAGCCACAAACAACCTTGCTTTGCCAATTATTGCGAACTTTGCACCTCTATCATAAATTGATGATCATACTTTTTTATTTTTATGACGCACCCTTACCAACACATCATTACCGAATTATACCGGATAAAGGCCCTTGAATTTGGAACATTTAAACTGCGCAGTGGCCTCGAATCGCCATTTTATTTAGATTTACGCAAAGTTGTTACTTACCCCGCCCTACTGCGCGATATTTGTACCGCACTTTGGAATAAAATTAACGAGAAAAACATTAAATATGATGTAATTTGTGGGGTACCCTATGCAGCTTTAGCATTTAGTGCAGGCTTGTCGGTTTTGCATGGCGTGCCAGGACTTACCAAACGCAAAGAACGCAAACAACACGGAACCAGCAAATTAGTAGAAGGGGTGTTTTTGCCCGGCCAAACCTGTTTGGTTGTTGAAGACGTAGTAACAAGCGGCATTAGCCTTTTAGAAACCATTGCCGAATTAGAAACCGAAGGCCTGAATATTACTGATGCGTTGGTAATTATTGACCGCGAACAAGGTGGTGCCGAGGCTTTGGCCCAACAAGACTGCCGGGTATTCGCCCTGTTTTCTATTACCGAAATGTTAGATGTGCTGCACGATATAGGCCTTTTGCCCGCCGCA encodes the following:
- a CDS encoding thioredoxin family protein, with product MVVAQSKNTPPAATTVPAVAPPPPPTATDFAKTTSKVNNKSGNNKQAAPMPVSAASPASNLASIHWLDVEDAVLKNQKNPKKVLIFFDTPWCGWCKKMMKTTLQDTDVVNYLNQKYYTVQFNAESTDTITIDGQEFKPIFYNKRVIHELAIALLQQNMSFPSTVILDADLTEISIAPGYLETNDFAKMLVYFGEGHDKKGVAYPDFKYTPGQIRTATPH